The Halobacterium litoreum genome includes a region encoding these proteins:
- a CDS encoding glucose-1-phosphate thymidylyltransferase → MLGVLWTPSELSPRVEPARSAALYPVAGAPAVERAADAMVAAGVDELAVVTDAADVSEWGTAADVVDEVAADLGKISPRGHESDDRVVVALATAVLAGETIRRVAAARPAAAVRTGDEAVERPPLAFSVSVERARRAASVPKLADALEHPEPVDCPFGFDVRRPWNLLEANGVVLDEQSRSVRGDVHGSAEIRGDVVVEPGAVVESGCVVEGPAYLSPGVRVGPNAYVRGRTFLGREVRIGHAVEVKNSVLLDDARAPHLTYVGDSVVGPGANLGAGTQVANLRHDDEPVRVAHDGDRVSTGRRKFGAVVGAGAKLGIGTCLDAGVTLAAGASTKPGEVLTRDRGL, encoded by the coding sequence ATGTTGGGAGTGCTGTGGACGCCGAGCGAACTGTCGCCCCGGGTCGAACCGGCGCGTTCGGCGGCGCTGTATCCGGTTGCGGGCGCCCCCGCGGTCGAGCGCGCCGCGGACGCGATGGTCGCCGCGGGCGTGGACGAACTCGCGGTCGTGACCGACGCGGCCGACGTTAGCGAGTGGGGAACCGCGGCGGACGTCGTGGACGAGGTCGCAGCCGACCTGGGGAAAATATCACCACGCGGACACGAGTCGGACGACCGCGTGGTCGTGGCGCTCGCGACGGCGGTGCTGGCCGGCGAGACGATTCGGCGCGTCGCGGCGGCGCGGCCCGCGGCCGCAGTCCGGACGGGCGACGAGGCCGTCGAACGCCCGCCGCTCGCGTTCTCGGTGTCTGTCGAGCGCGCGCGACGGGCGGCGTCCGTCCCGAAACTCGCGGACGCGCTCGAACACCCCGAGCCCGTTGACTGTCCGTTCGGGTTCGACGTGCGCCGCCCGTGGAACCTACTGGAGGCGAACGGCGTCGTCCTCGACGAGCAGTCCCGCTCGGTCCGCGGCGATGTCCACGGGTCGGCCGAGATTCGGGGGGACGTCGTGGTCGAACCGGGCGCCGTCGTGGAGTCCGGGTGCGTCGTGGAGGGGCCAGCGTACCTCTCGCCGGGTGTTCGAGTCGGACCAAACGCTTATGTTAGAGGACGTACCTTTCTGGGCCGGGAAGTCCGAATCGGTCACGCGGTGGAAGTGAAAAACAGCGTCCTCCTCGACGACGCGCGCGCTCCACACCTCACCTACGTGGGGGACAGCGTGGTCGGCCCCGGTGCGAATCTCGGGGCCGGCACGCAGGTTGCGAACCTGCGACACGACGACGAACCCGTGCGGGTCGCCCACGACGGCGACCGGGTGTCCACGGGCCGTCGGAAGTTCGGCGCGGTCGTCGGGGCGGGAGCGAAGTTGGGCATCGGGACGTGCCTCGACGCGGGCGTCACGCTCGCAGCGGGCGCGTCCACGAAACCGGGGGAAGTCCTCACCCGGGACCGGGGGTTGTGA